ttaatgcatttgtacaaaaagaGTACAAAATAggcgcttgtgtcaaaattgtcatgcgtcataATTACTTTGCCGCCTATtcaaattgttttgcaaatttttggatgtttcactaatttttcagcaaaatgggacagattcgcccatcacttgctAGAACCTCCTTGTCCCTCAAATACCTCAATTACCTTAAAACCTTAACCCCTAGAGAATAATATTCAGCCACAAAAGATCATTgtttaagaatatattttttccagGATGTAATTCTCAGTCCCTCGTTAATTAGTGAGATTTATGCTGGTACATATCAAACACTTTCTACAATAATAATCTTTGTGGCAAAAGCCACTTATAGTTGTTACTAAATCACTTACAAAACTCACTATTACAGAATTAACCACAGCAAATTAAgaatcaaaaaggttttttttggacgcacctGATTTATCGCCACTGAATTGTCACTGCAGTTTCGCTAATTAATTCGCTTGAGGTGAAACGATGAGATTTGTCGTGAAttcatgtctggcgaatttattcacccatcactaatttattcacccattactaacctggagaaaaaaaactagcAAGGTGGGGAAAAAGTAATTAATATGTGCCTCTTCCACCCAAAAGTACCCGTTTTACAGAAACTGATAGGACAGCACACATTCCTTACAAACTGCAGCATTTAAGGTGAGGGCCAACGCAGTAAGGAGTGAAGGGAGGAATTACTCCGCAGTGTACCTTGAGAAATAGGCTTGGGGACAACACTGTGCTTATGGCTGATTATTTACAGTAATAGtttcatgtatatacagtatgtttagagTATATGGAGACAGTTGCATAGatgacacacacatttttttttaatgcaggtgATTGATCCTGGGAGATCAACTAGTGCTTATAACCTGATGGAAAGCTGTCTAATAAATACTGTTACTAATTCAAATCTGTTCCATTTGATACATTTATAATTATAGAATTGGTTAATGTTATTTCTGAATCTGCAGGAAAAACCTCAACAACTGATTCTGCCAATCCTTCCACTACAACTGAACAACTTACAGGTACGTACTAATAAACAAAGTTATATGATAGTTATGCTATATACTGTTACAAACAACCTACTACTGGTATTACTGTGATCCACTAAGGCTACAAAATATTCCACTGTATTTCCTACTGCTAAACCAACcattaattaggggcagatttatcaaaatgtgagattagaactcaccacagaaaaactcaatcactttatattcattcctataggatttttaaaagtgtatttatcaaatggtgaactccattgatgaATACAAGTCTAAAATCCAATACAATGAAATAGAAATTAGTTGTTTTTCTGTCGCGAGTTCTAATCTGAACTATCTACTATTATAGCTTTTGAGATTACTACTACAGTATCACCCACTACTGCCTCTACTGAAAAAGCCAAaacaacaactactactactgaaccatctactactactacagaaTTTGGGTTTACTACTACAAATTCAGACACTACTGCCTCTACTGAAGAACccacaacaactactactactactgaaccaTCTTCTACTACTACAGCTTTTGAGATTACTACAACAGAATCACCAACTACTGCATCTACTGAAAAACCCACcacaactactactactgaaccatctactactactacagcttTTGAGATTCCTACTACAGGATCACACACTACTGCCTCTACTGAAAGGGCTaccacaacaactactactactactactaaaccatcttctactactactactgctacttctGAAGCATCTTCTACTTATACCACAGCTTTTGAGACTACTACAACTACAGAACCATCCACAACTACTTTTGAACAATCTTCTATTTCTACTACTACTGaacctactactactacagctTTTGGGATTACTACAACAGAATCACCCACTACCGCATCTACTGAAAAACCCACCACAACACCTACTACTAATACTgaaccatctactactactactacatctactactactaaagAATCACCCACTACTGCCTCTACTGAAGAACCCACCACAAAAATTATTACTACTACACCATCTACTACTGCTATAAATGTTTTGATTACTACTACAGTACCACTCACTACTTCTTCAACTGAAGAATTCATCATTTCTACCACAACTAAACCACAATACACTACTACTCAAGGACCACTCACTACTACTACTTCTGAACCCTATACTACTACAAAAGCTACTAAAGCTTTTGAAATTACTACTACAAAACCACTCACTACTacttctactgaaaaatcaacaaccGCTTTATCCAAGACAACTGAAAGAAATCATCATCATGAACATCACACCACAACTAAACCAAAATATACTAGTACTACAGAACCAccaacaactactactactgaacTTTCTGCTACTACTACAGCTTTTGAGATTACTACTACAAAATCATCCACTACTGCCTCTACTGAAAATACTACCAcaaaaactactactactaaaccaTCTACTGCTAGTACTGCTACATCTAAAGCATTTTCTACTTATACCACAGCTTTGGAGACTACTACAACTACAAAACCATCCACAaccactttaaaaaaatcttctacTTCTTCTACTACTGAACCTACTCCTACTACAGCTTTTAGGATTACTACAACAGAATCACCCACTACCGCATCTGAAGAAAAACTCaccacaacaactactactactactgaaccatctactactactacagcttTTGAGATTCCTACTACAGGATCACACACTACTGCCTCTACTGAAAGAGCTaccacaacaactactactactaaaccaTCTACTACTGCTACCTCTGAAGCAACTTCGATGTATACCACAGCTTTTGAAACTACTACAACTACAGAACCATCCACAACTACTTTTAAACAAtcttctacttctactactacggAAATTTTTGGGATTACTACTACAGAATCACCCACTACTGCCTCTACTAAAAAACCTaccacaacaactactactactgaaccatctactactactactactacagcttTTGGGATTACTACTACAGTATCACCCACTACTGCCTCTACTGAAAGGGCTaccacaacaactactactactaaaccatctactactactactgctacttctGAAGCATCTTCTACTTATACCACAGCTTTTGAGACTACTACAACTACAGAACCACCCACAACTACTTTTGCACAAtcttctacttctactactactgaacctactactactacagctTTTGGGATTACTACAACAGCATCACCCACTACCACATCTACTGAAAAACCCACCACAATACCTACTACTAATACTGAACcatctactactacatctactactactaaagAATCACCCACTACTGACTCTACTGAAGAACCCACCACAACAATTATTACTACTACACCATCTACTACTGCTACAAATTTTTTGATTACTACTACAGTACCACTCACTACTTCTTCAACTGAAGAATTCATCATTTCTACCACAACTAAACCACAATACACTACTACTCAAGGACCACTCACTACTACTACTTCTGAACCCTATACTACTACAAAAAGCATACTACAGCTTTTTGAAATTACTACTACAAAACCACTCACTACTacttctactgaaaaatcaacaaccGCTTTATCCAAGACCAACTGAAAGAAATTCATCATGAACATCACACCACAACTAAACCAAAATATACTAGTACTACAGAACCAccaacaactactactactgaacTTTCTGCTACTACTACAGCTTTTGAGATTACTACTACAAAATCACCCACTACTGCCTCTACTGAAAATACTACCACAAAAACTACTACTAAACCATCTACTGCTACTACTGCTACATCTGAAGCATTTTCTACTTATACCACAGCTTTGGAGACTACTACAACTACAAAACCATCCACAACCACTTTAAAACAATCTTCTACTTCTTCTACTACTGAACCTACTCCTACTACAGCTTTTGGATTACTACAACAGAATCACCCACTACCATCTCTACTAAAAAACCCaccacaacaactactactactactgaaccatgtactactactactactactactacatctactactactaaagGATCACCCACTACTGTCTCTACTGAAAAGGCTaccacaacaactactactactactactaaaccaTCTACTACTGCTACTGCTACTTCTGAAGCATCTTCTACTTATACCACAGCTTTTGAGACTACTACAACTACAGAACCACCCACAACTACTTTTGCACAAtcttctacttctactactactgaacctactactactactacagcttTTGGGATTACTACAACAGAATCACCCACTACCACCTCTACTAAAAAACCCACCACAACAACTACTACTTCTACTgaaccatctactactactactactacatctactactactaaagGATCACCCACTACAGTCTCTACTGAAAAGGCTACCACAAcaacttctactactactactaaaccatctactactactactgctacttctGAAGCATCTTCTACTTATACCACAGCTTTTGAGACTACTACAACTACAGAACCACCCACAACTACTTTTGCACAAtcttctacttctactactactgtacctactactactactactacagcttTTGGGATTACTACAACAGAATCACCCACTACCACCTCTACTAAAAAACCCaccacaacaactactactactactgaaccatctactactactacatctactactactaaagGATCACCCACTACTGTTTCTACTGAAAAAGCTaccacaacaactactactactaaaccaTCTACTACTACTTCTGCTACCTCTGAAGCAACTTCCACGTATACCACAGCTTTTGAGACTACTACAACTACAGAACCATCCACAACTACTTTTAAACAATCTTCtatttctactactactactgaactTTTTGGGATTACTACTACAGAATCACCCACTACTGCCTCTACTGAAAAACCTaccacaacaactactactactgaaccatctactactactactacagattTTGGGATTACTACTACAGTATCACCCACTACTGCCTCTACTGAAAAACCTAacacaacaactactactactgaacCCTCTACTAGTACTACATCTCTTGAGAATACTACTACAAAACCACTCACtactactgctactgaaaaatcaacaaccACTGTACCCACAACTACTGTGGTTTCTTCAGGTACTTCTGTCAATTCTGGTAGGACTAGTATGAATTAGTTTTATTCAGCAACTGAACTAGGTAttcttaaattattattattacatattatgcATCCTATACTCCTATATACTAGCAGTATACTAGTAGTAATGTACTACTAGTAGTAGTTCTGAAACCACTACTACAGAGGCAGGGCATCTGTGTGACTGGTGAGGCAAACCtattacttttattatgatttttagaATGAAcacatttaaagtaaaaaaacaacccACAATTGGAAAAAACTATAACTACTACTGCTGCCTCTACTATTTTATTAGATCCACTCCTACTAATTTTACATCCATTACTGTAACTAAAGAGACACAGGAGCTACTTTCaccagaactagtgatgggcaaatttatttctgcatttcaccacccgcaaatgttttcaagaatctgcagtgaaaattcgaGGTGGAAAATTTGTGGCAGGAAAAAAATAATCACGGATAAAAATAGTTGCACGTCAAGTTTATTCAGATGCTTATTAGTGCATTTGTACAAAAGAGTTGCGTGTAAAAAAATTGGCGCTCATATCAAAatgattcagacgcccattgcctttaatgcatttgtacaaaaagaGTACAAAATAggcgcttgtgtcaaaattgtcatgcgtcataATTACTTTGCCGCCTATtcaaattgttttgcaaatttttggatgtttcactaatttttcagcaaaatgggacagattcgcccatcacttgctAGAACCTCCTTGTCCCTCAAATACCTCAATTACCTTAAAACCTTAACCCCTAGAGAATAATATTCAGCCACAAAAGATCATTgtttaagaatatattttttccagGATGTAATTCTCAGTCCCTCGTTAATTAGTGAGATTTATGCTGGTACATATCAAAAACTTTCTACAATAATAATCTTTGTGGCAAAAGCCACTTATAGTTGTTACTAAATCACTTACAAAACTCACTATTACAGAATTAACCACAGCAAATTAAgaatcaaaaaggttttttttggacgcacctGATTTATCGCCACTGAATTGTCACTGCAGTTTCGCTAATTAATTCGCTTGAGGTGAAACTATGAGATTTGTCGTGAAttcatgtctggcgaatttattcacccatcactaatttattcacccattactaacctggagaaaaaaaactagcAAGGTGGGGAAAAAGTAATTAATATGTGCCTCTTCCACCCCAAAAGTACCAGTTTTACAGAAACTGATAGGACAGCACACATTCCTTACAAACTGCAGCATTTAAGGTGAGGGCCAACGCAGTAAGGAGTGAAGGGAGGAATTACTCCGCAGTGTACCTTGAGAAATAGGCTTGGGGACAACACTGTGCTTATGGCTGATTATTTACAGTAATAGtttcatgtatatacagtatgtttagagTATATGGAGACAGTTGCATAGatgacacacacatttttttttaatgcaggtgATTGATCCTGGGAGATCAACTAGTGCTTATAACCTGATGGAAAGCTGTCTAATAAATACTGTTACTAATTCAAATCTGTTCCATTTGATACATTTATAATTATAGAATTGGTTAATGTTATTTCTGAATCTGCAGGAAAAACCTCAACAACTGATTCTGCCAATCCTTCCACTACAACTGAACAACTTACAGGTACGTACTAATAAACAAAGTTATATGATAGTTATGCTATATACTGTTACAAACAACCTACTACTGGTATTACTGTGATCCACTAAGGCTACAAAATATTCCACTGTATTTCCTACTGCTAAACCAACcattaattaggggcagatttatcaaaatgtgagattagaactcaccacagaaaaactcaatcactttatattcattcctataggatttttaaaagtgtatttatcaaatggtgaactccattgatgaATACAAGTCTAAAAATCCAATACAATGAAATAGAAATTAGTTGTTTTTCTGTCGCGAGTTCTAATCTGAACTATCTACTACTATAGCTTTTGAGATTACTACTACAGTATCACCCACTACTGCCTCTACTGAAAAAGCCACaacaacaactactactactgaaccatctactactactacagaaTTTGGGTTTACTACTACAAATTCAGACACTACTGCCTCTACTGAAGAACccacaacaactactactactactgaaccaTCTTCTACTACTACAGCTTTTGAGATTACTACAACAGAATCACCAACTACCGCATCTACTGAAAAACCCACcacaactactactactgaaccatctactactactacagcttTTGAGATTCCTACTACAGGATCACACACTACTGCCTCTACTGAAAGGGCTaccacaacaactactactactactactaaaccatcttctactactactactgctacttctGAAGCATCTTCTACTTATACCACAGCTTTTGAGACTACTACAACTACAGAACCATCCACAACTACTTTTGAACAATCTTCTATTTCTACTACTACTGaacctactactactacagctTTTGGGATTACTACAACAGAATCACCCACTACCGCATCTACTGAAAAACCCACCACAACACCTACTACTAATACTgaaccatctactactactactacatctactactactaaagAATCACCCACTACTGCCTCTACTGAAGAACCCACCACAACAATTATTACTACTACACCATCTACTACTGCTATAAATGTTTTGATTACTACTACAGTACCACTCACTACTTCTTCAACTGAAGAATTCATCATTTCTACCACAACTAAACCACAATACACTACTACTCAAGGACCACTCACTACTACTACTTCTGAACCCTATACTACTACAAAAGCTACTAAAGCTTTTGAAATTACTACTACAAAACCACTCACTACTacttctactgaaaaatcaacaaccGCTTTATCCAAGACAACTGAAAGAAATCATCATCATGAACATCACACCACAACTAAACCAAAATATACTAGTACTACAGAACCAccaacaactactactactgaacTTTCTGCTACTACTACAGCTTTTGAGATTACTACTACAAAATCACCCACTACTGCCTCTACTGAAAATACTACCAcaaaaactactactactaaaccaTCTACTGCTACTACTGCTACATCTAAAGCATTTTCTACTTATACCACAGCTTTGGAGACTACTACAACTACAAAACCATCCACAACCACTTTAAAACAATCTTCTACTTCTTCAACTACTGAACCTACTCCTACTACAGCTTTTAGGATTACTACAACAGAATCACCCACTACCGCATCTACAGAAAAACTCaccacaacaactactactactactgaaccatctactactactacagatTTTGAGATTCCTACTACAGGATCACACACTACTGCCTCTACTGAAAGGGCTaccacaacaactactactactactaaaccatctactactactactgctacttctGAAGCATCTTCTACTTATACCACAGCTTTTGAGACTACTACAACTACAGAACCATCCACAACTACTTTTGAACAATCTTCTATTTCTACTACAACTGAACCTACTACCACTACATCTTTTGGGATTACTACAACAGAATCACCCACTACCGCATCTACTGAAAAACCCACCACAATACCTACTACTAATACTgaaccatctactactactactacagattTTGAGATTACTACTACAGCATCACCCACTACTGCCTCTACTGAAAGGGCTaccacaacaactactactactaaaccaTCTACTACTGCTACCTCTGAAGCAACTTCGACGTATACCACAGCTTTTGAAACTACTACAACTACAGAACCATCCACAACTACTTTTAAACAATCTTCTACTTCTACGGAAACTTTTGGGATTACTACTACAGATTCACCCAATACTGCCTCTACTAAAAAACCTaccacaacaactactactactgaaccatctactactactactacagcttTTGGGATTACTACTACAGTATCACCCACTACTGTCTCTACTGAAAGGGCTaccacaacaactactactactaaaccatctactactactactgctacttcAGAAGCATCTTCTACTTATACCACAGCTTTTGAGACTACTACAACTACAGAACCACCCACAACTACTTTTGCACAAtcttctacttctactactactgaacctactactactactacagattTTGGGATTACTACAACAGATTCACCCACTACCACCTCTACTAAAAAACCCACCACAACAACTACTACTTCTACTGaaacatctactactactactactacatctactactactaaagGATCACCCACTGCAGTCTCTACTGAAAAGGCTAccacaactactactactaaaccatctactactactactactgctacctCTGAAGCATCTTCTACTTCTACCACAGCTTTTGAGACTACTACAACTACAGAACCATCCACAACTACTTTTGCACAAtcttctacttctactactactgaacctactactactacagctTTTGGGATTACTACAACAGAATCACCCACTACCACCTCTACTAAAAAACCCaccacaacaactactactactactgaaccaTCTACCACTACTACTACATTTACTACTACTAAAGAATCACCCACTACTGCCTC
The sequence above is a segment of the Xenopus laevis strain J_2021 chromosome 8L, Xenopus_laevis_v10.1, whole genome shotgun sequence genome. Coding sequences within it:
- the LOC121397306 gene encoding mucin-2-like, translating into MVNSIDEYKSKIQYNEIEITFETTTTTEPSTTTFEQSSISTTTEPTTTTAFGITTTESPTTASTEKPTTTPTTNTEPSTTTTTSTTTKESPTTASTEEPTTKIITTTPSTTAINVLITTTVPLTTSSTEEFIISTTTKPQYTTTQGPLTTTTSEPYTTTKATKAFEITTTKPLTTTSTEKSTTALSKTTERNHHHEHHTTTKPKYTSTTEPPTTTTTELSATTTAFEITTTKSSTTASTENTTTKTTTTKPSTASTATSKAFSTYTTALETTTTTKPSTTTLKKSSTSSTTEPTPTTAFRITTTESPTTASEEKLTTTTTTTTEPSTTTTAFEIPTTGSHTTASTERATTTTTTTKPSTTATSEATSMYTTAFETTTTTEPSTTTFKQSSTSTTTEIFGITTTESPTTASTKKPTTTTTTTEPSTTTTTTAFGITTTVSPTTASTERATTTTTTTKPSTTTTATSEASSTYTTAFETTTTTEPPTTTFAQSSTSTTTEPTTTTAFGITTTASPTTTSTEKPTTIPTTNTEPSTTTSTTTKESPTTDSTEEPTTTIITTTPSTTATTTTTTTTTTEPCTTTTTTTTSTTTKGSPTTVSTEKATTTTTTTTTKPSTTATATSEASSTYTTAFETTTTTEPPTTTFAQSSTSTTTEPTTTTTAFGITTTESPTTTSTKKPTTTTTTSTEPSTTTTTTSTTTKGSPTTVSTEKATTTTSTTTTKPSTTTTATSEASSTYTTAFETTTTTEPPTTTFAQSSTSTTTVPTTTTTTAFGITTTESPTTTSTKKPTTTTTTTTEPSTTTTSTTTKGSPTTVSTEKATTTTTTTKPSTTTSATSEATSTYTTAFETTTTTEPSTTTFKQSSISTTTTELFGITTTESPTTASTEKPTTTTTTTEPSTTTTTDFGITTTVSPTTASTEKPNTTTTTTEPSTSTTSLENTTTKPLTTTATEKSTTTVPTTTVVSSGKTSTTDSANPSTTTEQLTGKTSATDSANPTTTTEQLTVPFWVIILIGLASILALGLLLGLLFGISACVKTGFYNVKSCPSYLPHLRFWNAFESSNITDPERGIHPVRQTGGTSAQGERFELSPKQV